Proteins encoded by one window of Candidatus Roizmanbacteria bacterium CG_4_9_14_0_2_um_filter_38_17:
- a CDS encoding metallopeptidase — protein MELEEAVDIKVRLENIIKTLAIEYINPDRIFCFRSHKSKANARARIWSMPRIWQMALKIKSCYVIEVLSEKFDNISYDDQTKILIHELLHIPKTFSGALRPHKGRYMTVGHREVDKLYKLFKKNL, from the coding sequence ATGGAACTTGAGGAAGCGGTGGATATTAAGGTTAGACTTGAGAATATTATAAAGACTTTGGCAATCGAGTATATTAATCCGGATAGGATTTTTTGCTTTAGAAGTCATAAGTCCAAAGCAAATGCTAGAGCGAGAATCTGGAGCATGCCGAGAATCTGGCAGATGGCCCTTAAGATCAAATCCTGCTATGTAATAGAGGTTTTATCTGAAAAATTTGACAATATTTCCTATGATGATCAGACAAAAATCCTTATACACGAGTTATTACATATACCTAAAACTTTCTCGGGAGCACTAAGACCTCATAAGGGCAGATATATGACTGTGGGCCATCGTGAAGTTGATAAATTATATAAGCTGTTCAAGAAAAACTTATGA
- a CDS encoding endonuclease, which produces MFYVYVARNISTGKKYIGQTIDPASRLKRHNKSLSSKKSGYIYKNRGPWVIVYAEMYKSRMEAVTREKQLKTYRGREFIKRVII; this is translated from the coding sequence ATGTTCTATGTATACGTTGCTAGAAACATATCTACAGGTAAGAAGTATATTGGTCAAACAATAGATCCTGCCAGTCGTTTAAAAAGGCATAATAAGAGCCTTTCTTCCAAGAAAAGTGGTTACATTTATAAAAACAGGGGACCTTGGGTGATAGTATACGCGGAAATGTATAAATCTAGAATGGAAGCGGTTACAAGAGAGAAGCAGTTAAAGACTTATAGAGGCAGAGAGTTCATTAAACGTGTTATAATTTGA